Within the Acidobacteriota bacterium genome, the region TCCACCACCTGCTCGTTGGCGAGCACGGTCTGGCACGACGGACACCAGTTGACTGACGAGCGCTTGCGGTACGCCAGATCGCGCTCGAACATGCGGAGAAACAGCCACTGGTTCCACTTGTAGTACTCGGGCAAGCACGTGGCCAGTTCACGCTCCCACGCGTAGCTGATGCCGAGGCGCTGCAACTGCCCTTTCATGTGGGCGATGTTGGCCAGCGTGGATGTCTCGGGATGGATGCCGCTCTTGATGGCCGCGTTCTCTGCGGGCATCCCGAAAGCGTCCCACCCGAACGGATGCAGCACGTTGAAGCCGCGCATCCGCTTGGTGCGCGCCATCACGTCGCCAATCATGTAGTTGCGGACGTGACCCACGTGGGCGTGCCCTGACGGGTACGCGAACATCTCAAGGCAGTAGAACTTCGGCCTGGATGGATCCTCGGAGACTTCGAACGCCCGGGAATCGGCCCAGCGCTGCTGCCACTTCTTCTCGATGACCAGCGGTTGATACTCACTCATGCTTCACGAATTATAGTCCACGCCAGTATCGGCACTGCGCCGTGCGCACCCGTTCGACGGCCGCGTCACCGCGAACCGAACGCGCGGCGTCGGCCCGGGCCGTGCCGTCGGCTGGCCGATCGGCGTCCCCGCTGAGTACGCGAAGCGACGCGTCCAGCGACGCCGCCAGCGCGGGGAGATGATACCCGCCCTCGGTCACCATCACGAGCCGGCCCAGGGACGACTGGTCCGCGATGGCAACGAGATGACGCATCAGGCGTGCGTAGCCCGCGTCCGTCATGCGCATGCCCCCGAGCGGGTCCAGTTCATGCGCGTCATAGCCGGCCGAGACCAGCATCAGGCCGGGATTGAACCGCGTCACGATCGGCACGACGACCCGGCGCATGACGCTGTCGTAATCCTCGTCGGTGGCACCGGCGTCCATCGGGACGTTCACCGTGTAGCCCGTGCCGTCACCGGCGCCAACCTCGGACTCGTGTCCCGAACCCGGGTAATACGGCCACTGGTGGATGGAGACGAACAAGACCCGCGGGTCCGCGAGGAACGCGCGCTGGGTTCCGTTGCCGTGATGCACGTCGAAATCGACGATCGCGACTCGATCGACGCCGCGTGCGAGCGCCTCGGCTGCGGCAATCGCCACGTTGTTCAGCAGGCAGAATCCCATCGCGCGAGACGGCTCAGCGTGGTGACCAGGTGGACGAACCAGGGCAGCCGCTCGGGTGACTGTTCCGTCGAGCACGGTGTCGACGGCCTTGAGCGCGGCGCCGGCGGCCACGGTGGCGACTTCCCACGATTCGGGGGAAGTAAAGGTGTCAGGATCCAGCATCACCGCCTGCCCTGCCGTCGCCTCGAGCTGGTCGAGGTACGCCGGGAGGTGGACCCTTTCCAGCTGTTCACGCGTCGCCCCGTCCGGCTCGATCACCTGCGCACCCCGGTTGCGCCACTGTTCTGCCACGACCGACATGACGTCGTGGCGCTCGGGTCGCTCCGGGTGTCCCGGCGGCGGCTGATGGAGCGCGCAGCGATCAGACGTGACGATCGCGATCGGCATCACGGCTCCTTCCCGGCCAGGGCTCTCGCCCGGTCGCGCAACGCCGTCAGCCGGGTCTCGAGTTGTTGCCGGTGAAGTTCGATTCCGGCCTCGTCGAGTTCCCTGGGCACGTCGAGCGGTTCGCCGACGACGAAGGCGACGCGGCTGAACGGCTTGGGAATCTGTGCCTGGTCCCAGCTGCGGAGCGTCCAGAAACGTTCGGCTTCGATGTGGAACGGGACGACCGGGCAGCCGCTCGCCATCGCGAGCCACACGGCGCCGGCCTTGGCGATCCCGGCCGGTCCCCGCGGTCCATCAATGGTGAAGGCGGTTGGATGGCCAGCCCTCATTTCGCGGACCATCTGCCGCAGCGCGCCGGCCGCGTTGCGCGAACTCGACCCGCGCACGACACCGAATCCGAAGCGCTGGATGATGCGCGCAATCCACTCGCCATCGAAGTTCTGGCTGGTGATGACGACAATGCCCCGCCGTTTCAGAAAGACCGTCCCGGGCAGGATTCGGCCGTGCCACAGACATAGAATGGGCTGGCGGCCGGAAGAGACCACCGCATCGAGGTGTTCGAGTCCACTCACCCGCCAGCGGAACGTCCTGCCGAGCATCGCGATAAGGGGATATCCGACGGCGGCGATCGCCGCGACCTGGGCGCGCTTGAGACGGGAGCCCTGCCAGGAAGGTTCGTTCACTGGACGGTCTTCAGTTTTCCTTCGACAAACGTCATCAGGTCGACAAGTTCGACGGCCGATCCGGCCGATCCGGCCGATGCCTGGGCGCCCTTCAGCATGATCGAGCAGAAGGGACACGCCGTGACGATGGTCGACGCGCCAGTGGCCTGCAGTTGCTCAAACCGTTCCTGGCTGATGCGCGTGCCGGCCTCGTG harbors:
- a CDS encoding lysophospholipid acyltransferase family protein, which codes for MNEPSWQGSRLKRAQVAAIAAVGYPLIAMLGRTFRWRVSGLEHLDAVVSSGRQPILCLWHGRILPGTVFLKRRGIVVITSQNFDGEWIARIIQRFGFGVVRGSSSRNAAGALRQMVREMRAGHPTAFTIDGPRGPAGIAKAGAVWLAMASGCPVVPFHIEAERFWTLRSWDQAQIPKPFSRVAFVVGEPLDVPRELDEAGIELHRQQLETRLTALRDRARALAGKEP
- a CDS encoding histone deacetylase, with translation MPIAIVTSDRCALHQPPPGHPERPERHDVMSVVAEQWRNRGAQVIEPDGATREQLERVHLPAYLDQLEATAGQAVMLDPDTFTSPESWEVATVAAGAALKAVDTVLDGTVTRAAALVRPPGHHAEPSRAMGFCLLNNVAIAAAEALARGVDRVAIVDFDVHHGNGTQRAFLADPRVLFVSIHQWPYYPGSGHESEVGAGDGTGYTVNVPMDAGATDEDYDSVMRRVVVPIVTRFNPGLMLVSAGYDAHELDPLGGMRMTDAGYARLMRHLVAIADQSSLGRLVMVTEGGYHLPALAASLDASLRVLSGDADRPADGTARADAARSVRGDAAVERVRTAQCRYWRGL